Below is a window of Flavobacterium sp. N2820 DNA.
ATAAAAATGGTTGTGGAGTGCGTTCAGATGAAATATATTTATTAATGTATCCAAAATATTTCACGCCTAATGGTGATGGTTATAATGACCTTTGGAGAATTAAATTTTCTAGAAACGAACCAAATTTAGAAATCTACATCTTTGATAGACAAGGAAAATTCATAACTCAATTTGGTCCAGCAGATTTTGGTTGGGATGGCACATACAATGGCAAGCAACTTCCTTCTACTGATTATTGGTTTCTAGTAAAAAGAGAAAATGGAACAGAACATAGAGGGCATTTTTCTCTAAAAAGATAATTTCATAAGCGTTTGTTAAACCAATACAAAAGCAATGAAAAATTGTTTATTTTAGCAAAAAATTAGCTACTAAAATGCCAAACGACTGTGTAACCTATCAAAATTCGGGATATTTTTCTAAACTTATCGTAGATTATTTAGACGAAAAATCTGAATTGCAATCATTGTACAATCGTTTCCCAAAAATTGAAAATTTTCTGGATCAAATTGAAGAAAAAAGTAAAAATTTTCCGTTTGAAAATCGCGAAATTTTGGTTTCGGCATTAGAAAAACAATATGAAAATTTTGAAATTTCAAAAAGTACTTCACAAAATATTCAGCTTTTAAAACTTTCAAATAGCTATACAATTACAACAGGTCACCAACTGAATTTATTTACTGGCCCTTTATATTTTTTATATAAAATTGCTTCCACAATTAATCTGTGTAAAGAATTAAAGCAAAAATATCCTACTCAAAATTTTGTTCCCATTTATTGGATGGCAACAGAAGATCATGATTTTAATGAAATCAATTATTTCAATTTTAAAGACAAAAAATTTAGATGGAACAGAGAAAGTAAAGGGCCGGTTGGGCGCCTTTCCACAGAAGGATTAGATTTAGTATATGAAGCGTTTTCAAAAGAAATTGGATTAGGAAATAATGCAAAATACCTACTTGATTTATTTAAAAAATCATATTTAAAACATCAAAATTTAGCCAGTGCTACCCGATTTTTAGCTAACGAATTATTCAAAAATGAAGGATTAGTTATTATTGATGGTGATGCTAAGGAATTGAAAAAACTTTTTGTTCCGTATGTAAAAAGAGAATTAGTTGAACAAACATCTTTTCATAAAGTAAACGAAATATTACCTAAACTAGAAGCCTACAACATTCAAGTAAATCCAAGAGAAATTAACCTATTTTATATACAAAATGAGTTAAGAGAACGCATTATTTTTGAAAACGGAAATTACACCATCAATAACACCACACTAAAATTTTCTGAAAAGGAACTTTTAATTGAACTAGAAAACAACCCAGAAAACTTTAGTCCAAATGTAATTTTAAGACCATTATATCAAGAAATTATATTACCAAATTTATGTTACATTGGTGGCGGTGGGGAAATTGCGTATTGGTTGGAATTAAAATCAAATTTTGAAGCAAATAATATTACATTCCCAATGCTTTTGGTTCGAAATTCTGTGCTCTTAGTTACAGAAAAACAAGCTTTAAAATTGGATAAATTAGAGTTGAGTTGGAATGAAATTTTCATGTCTCAAAAATCACTTTCCGATAAAAAAACAAAAGACTTTTCAGCATTTACAATAGACTTTTCAGAACAAAAAGCAATACTACAAAAACAATTTGAAGCGTTACATCAAATCGCTCTTCAAACGGATAAATCCTTCACAGGTGCCGTAAAAGCTCAAGAGAAAAAACAAATTCAAGGGTTAGAAAATTTAGAAAAACGCTTATTAAAAGCCGAACGCAAAAATCATGCTTCAAAATTGGAACGCATTTTTGAAATTCAAAATGAATTATTTCCAAACAAAAGCCTTCAAGAAAGAACACAAAATTTTTCCACATTTGCATCAGAAGTAGATGATTTTGAATCTTTTATCCTAAAAATTCAATTCAAATTAAACCCATTAACTCAAAACTTCACGCAAATAATTTTATAATTTACCGATAAAAAGTATTTTTAATCGATAAAAAACAGTAATTTCAATTAATTAACATTTTTTTTGTCAAAAAAACCATTTTATAACAAAATAAAATCGTAATGTTATATTATACGTATATTTGCAAACCTAAATTAATTTAAATTTTTTATGAAGAAAATTACTTTTTACCCTACGTTATTAATCCTACTTATTACCCTATTTGCTTTTAAGAATACACTAATTGAAACTGACCTCATACAAGTTAAAGGAGGTACTTTTAAAATGGGTTCAAAAAATTCTGATACAAGTGCAGAACTTGACGAACAAAAAGAACATAGCGTAACCCTAAATACATTTGAAATAAGTAAATTTGAGGTTACTGTTTGGGAATGGAAACAATTTATAAAAGCCAATAAAATGAAAATGCCAATAAAACCTTCTTGGGGTTGGCAAGATAATTACCCTATTAATGGAATCACATGGAATGAAGCAATAGCCTATTGCAATTGGCTAAGTACCAAAGAAAAACTACAACCTTGTTACAGTAAAAAAGGACCTAATTTTGTTTGTAATTTTAAAGCGAACGGGTATAGATTACCAACAGAAGCAGAATGGGAATTTGCAGCAAAAGGAGGCACTAATTCAAAAGGTTTCAGATATAGCGGAAGTGATAAATTAGAAGATGTTGCATGGTACAAAGTAAACAGTAATGGTCAACCGCACACCGTGGGTACAAAATTACCAAACGAATTAGGCATTTATGACATGAGTGGAAATGTTTGGGAGTGGTGTTGGGATTGGTATAATAAAGACTTTTACAAACTTGAAAAAGGTGACAACCCAAAAGGTCCAGAAATGGGAGAAAGAAGAACCGTTAGAGGTGGATCTTGGGATAGTAAATCAAACTATGTAAGACCTGCAAACAGAATTTCTACAATTCCTTCAAAAACACATGAATTTTACGGATTTAGAATCGCTAGAACAATTTCAAAATAATAAAAAACAATCTTGCACAACCTAATTAAAATGGTACCTTTGCAAAAAATTTAAAAAATGGCAACAAACAGAACTTTTACAATGATTAAACCAGATGCTGTAGAAAACGGACATATTGGTGGAATCTTAAACATGATTACAGAAGGTGGTTTCAAAATTGTTTCTTTGAAATTAACTCAATTAACTATTGCTGATGCACAAGCATTTTATGCGGTTCATGCTGCAAGACCATTTTTTGGTGAATTAGTTGAATTTATGACAAGAGGTCCAATTGTGGCT
It encodes the following:
- the bshC gene encoding bacillithiol biosynthesis cysteine-adding enzyme BshC, encoding MPNDCVTYQNSGYFSKLIVDYLDEKSELQSLYNRFPKIENFLDQIEEKSKNFPFENREILVSALEKQYENFEISKSTSQNIQLLKLSNSYTITTGHQLNLFTGPLYFLYKIASTINLCKELKQKYPTQNFVPIYWMATEDHDFNEINYFNFKDKKFRWNRESKGPVGRLSTEGLDLVYEAFSKEIGLGNNAKYLLDLFKKSYLKHQNLASATRFLANELFKNEGLVIIDGDAKELKKLFVPYVKRELVEQTSFHKVNEILPKLEAYNIQVNPREINLFYIQNELRERIIFENGNYTINNTTLKFSEKELLIELENNPENFSPNVILRPLYQEIILPNLCYIGGGGEIAYWLELKSNFEANNITFPMLLVRNSVLLVTEKQALKLDKLELSWNEIFMSQKSLSDKKTKDFSAFTIDFSEQKAILQKQFEALHQIALQTDKSFTGAVKAQEKKQIQGLENLEKRLLKAERKNHASKLERIFEIQNELFPNKSLQERTQNFSTFASEVDDFESFILKIQFKLNPLTQNFTQIIL
- a CDS encoding formylglycine-generating enzyme family protein, which gives rise to MKKITFYPTLLILLITLFAFKNTLIETDLIQVKGGTFKMGSKNSDTSAELDEQKEHSVTLNTFEISKFEVTVWEWKQFIKANKMKMPIKPSWGWQDNYPINGITWNEAIAYCNWLSTKEKLQPCYSKKGPNFVCNFKANGYRLPTEAEWEFAAKGGTNSKGFRYSGSDKLEDVAWYKVNSNGQPHTVGTKLPNELGIYDMSGNVWEWCWDWYNKDFYKLEKGDNPKGPEMGERRTVRGGSWDSKSNYVRPANRISTIPSKTHEFYGFRIARTISK
- a CDS encoding nucleoside-diphosphate kinase; protein product: MATNRTFTMIKPDAVENGHIGGILNMITEGGFKIVSLKLTQLTIADAQAFYAVHAARPFFGELVEFMTRGPIVAAILEKENAVEDFRTLIGATNPADAAEGTIRKKYATSIGENAVHGSDSDENAAIEGAFHFSGREQF